From one Gossypium hirsutum isolate 1008001.06 chromosome D08, Gossypium_hirsutum_v2.1, whole genome shotgun sequence genomic stretch:
- the LOC107918443 gene encoding glycine-rich protein 5, which translates to MSSFRMTALMLALLVTMSAIVSESRVARKDLGLDLGGIGLGVGAGIGVGLGGGGSGSGAGAGAGSGSGSGGSSSSSSSSSSSSSSSSGASGAGSEAGSSAGSYAGSGGGNGRGHGN; encoded by the coding sequence ATGTCTTCTTTCAGGATGACAGCTCTTATGCTTGCTTTACTTGTTACTATGTCCGCGATTGTATCTGAAAGCCGGGTAGCGAGAAAAGACCTTGGACTGGATCTTGGGGGCATAGGACTTGGGGTTGGAGCAGGGATAGGCGTTGGCTTGGGAGGTGGTGGTTCAGGATCAGGAGCTGGAGCAGGAGCTGGTTCCGGTTCAGGATCTGGGGGTTCAAGTTCAAGCTCTTCATCTAGTTCATCGTCATCATCCAGTTCATCTGGTGCGTCTGGTGCAGGTTCTGAAGCTGGTTCATCCGCAGGTTCTTATGCTGGATCAGGAGGAGGCAATGGGAGAGGCCACGGTAACTAA